One Agrococcus jenensis genomic region harbors:
- the valS gene encoding valine--tRNA ligase: MSAMPTSGTPATPGMPEKPALEGLEAKWGEHWEAAGTYRFDAAELDRDAIYSIDTPPPTASGSLHVGHVFSYTHTDLIARFQRMRGKHVFYPMGWDDNGLPTERRVQNYYGVRVDPTLAYDPDFTPPQQGGEGKSSKAADQLPVSRKNFIELCERLTEEDEERFEHLWRTLGLSIDWSQTYRTISDDARRTSQLAFLRNFERGEAYQADAPTLWDVTFRTAVAQAELEDREQPGAYHTIVFTSRDGDLRIDTTRPELLPSCVAVVAHPDDTRYQHLFGTTVTTPVFGVEVPFVAHELAQIDKGTGVAMICTFGDVTDVTWWRELQLPNRSVIGFDGRFAAEAPEALSSDAAQAAYAELAGKTVFSAKKAMVELLQAAGRMIGEPKPIQHPVKFYEKGDKPLEIVSTRQWYIKNGGRDEALRERLVELGREIAWHPEHMRTRYENWVHGLNGDWLISRQRFFGVPIPVWYALDEEGERDFDRVLLPTPDQLPLDPTSDVPEGYDESQRGVPGGFAGEIDIMDTWATSSLTPQLAGGWARGSELWEKLTPFDLRPQGQDIIRTWLFSTLLRSMFEDGRAPWQHAALSGWILDPDRKKMSKSKGNVVTPLGMLEDHGSDGVRYWAASSRLGVDATLDPQNPKMIKIGRRLAMKVLNAARFVLSMEGAPGEVTERLDREMLAELAAVVRAATRAFEGYDHAKALETTEAFFWTFCDDYLELVKERAYAGDAAGRASAIAALRTAIDVQLRLLAPFLPFATEEVWSWSHDGSIHLAAWPDADELAALPGMTDASPTGMLSAVGQALIGIRRAKTDAKASQKTPVASAVIAVPEALREHLEAATVDLKAVGRIRDLSIVEGDQLAVGEIVLEES, from the coding sequence ATGAGCGCCATGCCCACGTCCGGGACGCCCGCCACGCCGGGGATGCCCGAGAAGCCCGCCCTCGAAGGACTCGAGGCCAAGTGGGGCGAGCACTGGGAGGCAGCGGGCACGTACCGCTTCGATGCCGCCGAGCTCGACCGCGACGCGATCTACTCGATCGACACGCCGCCGCCCACCGCATCCGGCTCGCTGCACGTCGGCCACGTGTTCTCCTACACGCACACCGACCTCATCGCGCGGTTCCAGCGCATGCGCGGCAAGCACGTCTTCTACCCGATGGGCTGGGACGACAACGGCCTCCCGACCGAGCGCCGGGTGCAGAACTACTACGGCGTGCGCGTCGACCCGACGCTCGCCTACGACCCCGACTTCACGCCGCCGCAGCAGGGCGGCGAGGGCAAGAGCTCGAAGGCCGCCGACCAGCTGCCCGTCTCGCGCAAGAACTTCATCGAGCTGTGCGAGCGCCTCACCGAGGAGGACGAGGAGCGCTTCGAGCACCTGTGGCGCACGCTCGGCCTCTCGATCGACTGGTCGCAGACCTACCGCACGATCTCGGACGACGCCCGCCGCACGTCGCAGCTCGCCTTCCTGCGCAACTTCGAGCGCGGCGAGGCGTACCAGGCGGATGCGCCCACGCTCTGGGACGTGACGTTCCGCACCGCCGTGGCCCAGGCCGAGCTCGAGGACCGCGAGCAGCCCGGCGCGTACCACACCATCGTCTTCACGAGTCGGGACGGCGACCTGCGCATCGACACGACGCGCCCCGAGCTGCTGCCCTCGTGCGTCGCCGTGGTCGCGCATCCCGACGACACCCGCTACCAGCACCTCTTCGGCACCACCGTGACGACGCCGGTCTTCGGCGTCGAGGTGCCGTTCGTCGCGCACGAGCTCGCGCAGATCGACAAGGGCACGGGCGTTGCCATGATCTGCACGTTCGGCGACGTGACGGATGTCACGTGGTGGCGCGAGCTGCAGCTGCCGAACCGCTCGGTGATCGGCTTCGACGGCCGCTTCGCCGCCGAGGCGCCCGAGGCGCTCTCGAGCGACGCCGCGCAGGCCGCCTACGCGGAGCTCGCCGGCAAGACGGTGTTCAGCGCGAAGAAGGCGATGGTCGAGCTGCTGCAGGCCGCCGGCCGCATGATCGGCGAGCCGAAGCCCATCCAGCACCCGGTGAAGTTCTACGAGAAGGGCGACAAGCCGCTCGAGATCGTCTCCACCCGCCAGTGGTACATCAAGAACGGCGGCCGCGACGAGGCGCTGCGCGAGCGGCTCGTCGAGCTCGGCCGCGAGATCGCCTGGCACCCCGAGCACATGCGCACCCGCTACGAGAACTGGGTGCACGGCCTCAACGGTGACTGGCTCATCTCGCGCCAGCGCTTCTTCGGCGTGCCGATCCCCGTCTGGTACGCGCTCGACGAGGAGGGCGAGCGCGACTTCGACCGCGTGCTGCTGCCGACGCCCGACCAGCTGCCGCTCGACCCGACGAGCGACGTGCCCGAGGGCTACGACGAGTCGCAGCGCGGCGTGCCCGGCGGCTTCGCCGGCGAGATCGACATCATGGACACCTGGGCGACCTCGTCGCTCACGCCGCAGCTCGCCGGTGGCTGGGCGCGCGGCTCCGAGCTGTGGGAGAAGCTGACGCCCTTCGACCTGCGCCCGCAGGGCCAGGACATCATCCGCACGTGGCTCTTCTCGACGCTGCTGCGCTCGATGTTCGAGGACGGCCGCGCACCCTGGCAGCACGCGGCGCTCTCCGGCTGGATCCTCGACCCGGACCGCAAGAAGATGTCGAAGTCGAAGGGCAACGTCGTCACGCCGCTCGGGATGCTCGAGGACCACGGCTCCGACGGCGTGCGCTACTGGGCGGCGTCCTCGCGCCTCGGCGTCGACGCGACACTCGACCCGCAGAACCCGAAGATGATCAAGATCGGGCGCCGCCTGGCGATGAAGGTGCTCAACGCGGCGCGGTTCGTGCTGTCGATGGAGGGCGCGCCCGGCGAGGTCACGGAGCGGCTCGACCGCGAGATGCTCGCCGAGCTCGCCGCCGTCGTGCGCGCCGCGACGCGCGCGTTCGAGGGCTACGACCACGCGAAGGCGCTCGAGACGACCGAGGCGTTCTTCTGGACGTTCTGCGACGACTACCTCGAGCTCGTGAAGGAGCGCGCCTACGCCGGCGATGCGGCCGGCCGCGCCTCGGCGATCGCGGCGCTCCGCACGGCGATCGACGTGCAGCTGCGCCTGCTCGCCCCGTTCCTGCCGTTCGCGACCGAGGAGGTCTGGTCGTGGTCGCACGACGGGTCGATCCACCTCGCCGCGTGGCCGGACGCCGACGAACTCGCCGCCCTGCCCGGGATGACGGATGCCAGCCCGACCGGCATGCTCTCGGCCGTCGGCCAGGCGCTCATCGGCATCCGTCGAGCCAAGACGGATGCGAAGGCGAGCCAGAAGACGCCCGTCGCCTCCGCGGTGATCGCCGTGCCGGAGGCGCTCCGCGAGCACCTCGAGGCCGCCACCGTCGACCTCAAGGCCGTCGGTCGCATCCGCGACCTGTCGATCGTCGAGGGCGACCAGCTCGCCGTCGGCGAGATCGTGCTCGAGGAGTCCTGA
- a CDS encoding fructosamine kinase family protein, giving the protein MDVVKRARAGAPHALAMEAAGLAWLAEAEAVGGTRIARARFDGSALHVARVAEAAATPARAEALGRSLAALHASGAAWHCCPPPAATAPFEVGSSRTLLAAEPTGEGWGEAWATTSVRPILERCVALGRLDADGARIAARAVDRMAEGAFDAPQPAGVPPVARIHGDLWSGNVLWSDVDTGAVLIDPHAQGGHAETDLAMLALFGLPRLEAVLAAYDEAAPLADGWRDRIPMQQLQPLLVHTLLFGGGYSGRAVEVARTLG; this is encoded by the coding sequence ATGGACGTGGTGAAGCGGGCGCGCGCGGGCGCGCCGCACGCGCTCGCGATGGAGGCGGCCGGGCTTGCGTGGCTCGCGGAGGCCGAGGCCGTCGGCGGCACGCGGATCGCGCGCGCCCGGTTCGACGGCTCGGCGCTGCACGTCGCCCGGGTGGCGGAGGCGGCGGCGACGCCCGCGCGCGCCGAGGCGCTCGGGCGCAGCCTCGCCGCGCTGCACGCGAGCGGCGCCGCCTGGCACTGCTGTCCGCCGCCCGCGGCGACGGCGCCGTTCGAGGTCGGCTCGTCGCGCACGCTGCTCGCCGCTGAGCCGACCGGCGAGGGCTGGGGCGAGGCGTGGGCGACGACCTCCGTGCGACCGATCCTCGAGCGCTGCGTCGCGCTCGGCAGGCTCGACGCCGACGGTGCCCGCATCGCCGCTCGCGCGGTCGACCGGATGGCCGAGGGCGCGTTCGACGCGCCGCAGCCGGCGGGCGTGCCGCCGGTCGCGCGCATCCACGGCGACCTGTGGAGCGGCAACGTGCTGTGGAGCGACGTCGACACCGGCGCGGTGCTCATCGACCCGCACGCGCAGGGCGGGCACGCCGAGACGGATCTCGCGATGCTCGCGCTCTTCGGGCTGCCGCGGCTGGAGGCGGTGCTGGCCGCCTACGACGAGGCAGCCCCGCTCGCCGACGGTTGGCGGGACCGCATCCCGATGCAGCAGCTGCAGCCGCTGCTGGTGCACACGCTGCTCTTCGGCGGCGGCTACTCGGGACGGGCGGTCGAGGTCGCGCGCACGCTCGGCTGA
- a CDS encoding GNAT family N-acetyltransferase, whose amino-acid sequence METSVSRQSGPDRFVVEADGTAAGFAQFHDHDGHRIFFHTVVSAEFSGHGLASLVIERALTATRDEGLRIVAVCPLVKQYVERHADEWGASVDRATPAMLQALPPKL is encoded by the coding sequence ATGGAGACCTCCGTCAGCAGGCAGAGCGGCCCGGACCGGTTCGTCGTCGAGGCCGACGGCACCGCCGCGGGCTTCGCGCAGTTCCACGACCACGACGGGCATCGCATCTTCTTCCACACGGTCGTGAGCGCCGAGTTCTCGGGCCACGGCCTCGCGAGCCTCGTCATCGAGCGCGCGCTCACGGCGACGCGCGACGAGGGCCTCCGCATCGTCGCCGTCTGCCCGCTCGTCAAGCAGTACGTCGAGCGGCACGCAGACGAGTGGGGCGCGAGCGTCGATCGCGCGACGCCCGCGATGCTGCAGGCGCTGCCGCCGAAGCTCTGA
- a CDS encoding MFS transporter, translating into MSTTTAPARTATSRVAAAATVGTALESYDFYTYSYFAAFFAGPFFFSALGATGALLASFATIGIAFVVRPIGAVLFGHLGDRIGRRATLIITITLMGVATGLVGLLPTGEGWAMLGGVALVLLRVVQGLSLGGEWGGAVLLATEHADARRRPFFASLPQLGSPIGSVAAGGLMLVMFSALGGEAMAAWGWRVPFLLAIPLIAVSLYLRWSVDETPVFKAIAAQGTRERNPVWAAVRTQPAAFGVAILVALLGIGSYSLMNTYTMGYGVAELGYDEMQLLAAATIGGLLQFVTVPFFGWLATRIGSARVVALGAVGTLLIAFPIYWLLGSATFAVLVVLMVVGGILPTASWAALGGTMQELFHGRHAYSALSLAYAIAAVLSGFIPYLTAELGTLTGGAWWHPGVVLAALSALTLVGAIAAGRMRRLGDEDADAAQAVIAEEQPVPA; encoded by the coding sequence GTGAGCACCACCACCGCGCCCGCGCGCACAGCCACGTCCCGCGTCGCGGCCGCCGCCACCGTCGGTACCGCGCTCGAGTCCTACGACTTCTACACCTACTCGTACTTCGCCGCGTTCTTCGCCGGGCCGTTCTTCTTCTCGGCGCTCGGCGCCACCGGCGCGCTGCTCGCCTCCTTCGCGACGATCGGCATCGCCTTCGTCGTGCGGCCCATCGGCGCGGTGCTCTTCGGTCACCTCGGCGACCGCATCGGCCGCCGCGCCACGCTCATCATCACGATCACGCTCATGGGCGTCGCGACGGGCCTCGTCGGCCTGCTGCCGACGGGCGAGGGCTGGGCGATGCTCGGCGGCGTCGCGCTCGTGCTGCTGCGCGTCGTGCAGGGCCTGTCGCTCGGCGGCGAATGGGGCGGCGCCGTGCTGCTCGCGACCGAGCACGCGGATGCCCGTCGGCGCCCGTTCTTCGCGTCGCTGCCGCAGCTCGGCTCCCCCATCGGCTCGGTCGCGGCGGGCGGCCTGATGCTCGTGATGTTCTCCGCCCTCGGCGGCGAGGCGATGGCGGCGTGGGGTTGGCGCGTCCCGTTCCTGCTCGCGATCCCACTCATCGCCGTCTCGCTCTACCTGCGCTGGTCGGTCGACGAGACGCCCGTCTTCAAGGCGATCGCCGCGCAGGGCACGCGCGAGCGCAACCCCGTCTGGGCCGCGGTCCGCACGCAGCCGGCCGCCTTCGGCGTCGCCATCCTCGTCGCGCTGCTCGGCATCGGCTCCTACTCGCTCATGAACACCTACACGATGGGCTACGGCGTCGCGGAGCTCGGATACGACGAGATGCAGCTGCTCGCCGCGGCGACGATCGGCGGGCTGCTGCAGTTCGTGACCGTGCCGTTCTTCGGCTGGCTCGCGACGCGCATCGGCTCGGCACGTGTCGTCGCGCTCGGCGCGGTCGGAACGCTCCTCATCGCCTTCCCGATCTACTGGCTGCTCGGCTCGGCGACCTTCGCGGTGCTCGTGGTGCTCATGGTGGTCGGCGGCATCCTGCCGACCGCGTCGTGGGCGGCGCTCGGCGGCACGATGCAGGAGCTCTTCCACGGCCGCCACGCCTACTCGGCGCTGTCGCTCGCGTACGCGATCGCCGCGGTGCTCTCGGGCTTCATCCCCTACCTCACGGCCGAGCTCGGCACCCTGACCGGCGGCGCCTGGTGGCACCCCGGCGTCGTGCTTGCGGCGCTCTCGGCGCTCACGCTCGTCGGCGCGATCGCGGCCGGCCGGATGCGTCGCCTCGGCGACGAGGACGCCGACGCCGCGCAGGCGGTCATCGCGGAGGAGCAGCCGGTCCCTGCCTGA
- a CDS encoding TetR/AcrR family transcriptional regulator — protein sequence MTAKKGPGRPRASSAATIHEAALELFLEHGYDAVSVDDIARRAGVSRGTVFTYCDSKADALWVELDAAIARAGAALDAGGPDAVGRLVAAIARAVEPWNATPPTALRDARAMRAEEALRDGAPARLQPLVERAALALALERDALPESVDAAVAPVAIVAAACAALVAWAGTPGRPRAADAMRAALVPIAAASRLSNDPRG from the coding sequence ATGACCGCGAAGAAGGGCCCCGGGCGGCCGCGCGCATCGAGCGCGGCCACCATCCACGAGGCAGCGCTCGAGCTGTTCCTCGAGCACGGCTACGACGCCGTGAGCGTCGACGACATCGCCCGTCGTGCAGGGGTCTCCCGCGGCACCGTCTTCACGTACTGCGACTCGAAGGCCGATGCGCTGTGGGTCGAGCTCGACGCCGCGATCGCGCGCGCGGGCGCGGCGCTCGACGCCGGTGGCCCGGATGCCGTCGGCCGGCTCGTCGCGGCGATCGCGCGCGCCGTCGAGCCGTGGAACGCAACCCCGCCGACCGCGCTGCGGGATGCCCGCGCCATGCGCGCCGAGGAGGCGCTGCGCGACGGCGCTCCGGCACGCCTGCAGCCGCTCGTCGAACGTGCCGCGCTCGCGCTCGCGCTCGAGCGCGATGCGCTGCCGGAGTCGGTGGATGCCGCGGTCGCCCCGGTCGCGATCGTCGCCGCCGCGTGCGCCGCGCTCGTCGCCTGGGCCGGCACACCAGGCCGTCCGCGAGCGGCCGACGCGATGCGCGCCGCGCTCGTGCCGATCGCCGCGGCGTCACGGTTGAGCAACGATCCGCGCGGCTGA
- a CDS encoding aminotransferase class IV, whose amino-acid sequence MAAPLLALLDGTIADVTSPLVRADDLGVVRGDGVFDATLVRRGADGAPHVRDREAHLDRLERSAEILQLPAPDRAGYQRAIDALVAAWDFDARPEALIRLVLTRGPESGGDPTAFALMAPLAGSAVEERERGIAITLLGRGHDGDEVAAMPWLLPGAKSLSYSINMAAKRHAVQHGFDDVVFVAPSGRLLEGPTSTLVIDRGGRLLTPSQDGILASITLEHLMRDAPHAGLEVAFAALEPADLLSADGAWLLSSGRLLAAVTSVDGEPLPRSPLDGELRRILDV is encoded by the coding sequence ATGGCCGCTCCCCTGCTCGCACTCCTCGACGGCACCATCGCCGACGTGACCTCCCCGCTCGTGCGGGCCGACGACCTCGGCGTGGTCCGCGGCGACGGCGTGTTCGACGCGACCCTCGTCCGGCGGGGCGCCGACGGCGCGCCGCACGTGCGCGACCGCGAGGCGCACCTCGACCGGCTCGAGCGCTCCGCCGAGATCCTGCAGCTGCCCGCGCCCGACCGGGCGGGCTACCAGCGCGCGATCGACGCGCTCGTCGCGGCGTGGGACTTCGACGCCCGCCCGGAGGCGCTCATCCGGCTCGTGCTGACGCGCGGTCCGGAGTCGGGTGGCGACCCGACCGCGTTCGCGCTCATGGCGCCGCTCGCGGGGTCCGCGGTCGAGGAGCGCGAGCGCGGCATCGCGATCACGCTGCTGGGACGCGGCCACGACGGCGACGAGGTCGCGGCGATGCCGTGGCTGCTGCCCGGCGCGAAGAGCCTGTCGTACTCGATCAACATGGCGGCGAAGCGGCATGCCGTGCAGCACGGCTTCGACGACGTCGTCTTCGTCGCGCCCTCGGGCCGGCTGCTCGAGGGACCCACGTCGACGCTCGTCATCGACCGCGGCGGGAGGCTCCTGACGCCGTCGCAGGACGGCATCCTCGCCTCGATCACGCTCGAGCACCTGATGCGCGACGCACCGCATGCCGGGCTCGAGGTGGCGTTCGCGGCGCTCGAGCCGGCCGACCTGCTGTCGGCCGATGGCGCATGGCTGCTCTCCTCCGGGCGACTGCTCGCCGCCGTCACGAGCGTCGACGGCGAGCCGCTGCCGCGCTCGCCGCTCGATGGTGAGCTGCGCCGCATCCTCGACGTCTGA
- a CDS encoding sensor histidine kinase, with amino-acid sequence MQRTGTILATVAHLALLGSLGLPILTTIAVLTASGIATLVVLVGFLLLALAMLAMLAVAWFERERIAGLYGAPVPAAVWRRSPRTDWLRVPHRLLRIVSDGQHWRALLSFFLASIFGAITLPLLGLVGIGVPLALAGLGAAETVTVPLTSFAVPVEWAPLLGILALAAGVAGTVGLAIAHRNVTLGLLVPDDRERLEQEAREERDRRHGAVRAADLDRTRIERDLHDGVQPRLVSIAMQLGMARDRIEADPEGAKALIEEAHASSKSAVTELRQLARGIHVAVLDDRGLDAAISALAARSPIPVEVDARLDRRCSRDAETAVYFAIAEAITNAQKHARASRIRVAIRTRQMQDGVATLWARIEDDGIGGAERQIGGGIDGLAHRVAGVGGTLTLTSPAGGPTAIEVTVPCAS; translated from the coding sequence ATGCAACGAACCGGCACCATCCTCGCGACCGTCGCGCACCTCGCGCTCCTCGGGTCGCTGGGGCTCCCCATCCTCACCACGATCGCCGTGCTGACGGCCAGCGGCATCGCCACGCTCGTCGTGCTCGTCGGCTTCCTGCTGCTCGCGCTCGCGATGCTGGCGATGCTCGCCGTCGCGTGGTTCGAGCGGGAGCGCATCGCCGGCCTCTACGGCGCACCGGTGCCCGCCGCCGTCTGGCGCCGCTCGCCGCGCACCGACTGGCTCCGGGTGCCGCACCGCCTGCTGCGCATCGTCTCCGACGGCCAGCACTGGCGGGCGCTCCTCAGCTTCTTCCTCGCGAGCATCTTCGGCGCGATCACCCTGCCGCTGCTCGGCCTCGTCGGCATCGGCGTGCCGCTCGCCCTCGCGGGCCTCGGCGCCGCGGAGACGGTCACCGTGCCGCTCACGAGCTTCGCCGTCCCCGTCGAGTGGGCGCCGCTGCTGGGCATCCTCGCCCTCGCCGCCGGCGTCGCCGGCACGGTCGGCCTGGCCATCGCGCACCGCAACGTCACCCTCGGCCTGCTCGTGCCCGACGACCGCGAGCGGCTCGAGCAGGAGGCTCGCGAGGAGCGCGACCGCCGCCACGGCGCCGTGCGCGCCGCCGACCTCGACCGCACCCGCATCGAGCGCGACCTCCACGACGGCGTGCAGCCCCGGCTCGTCTCGATCGCGATGCAGCTCGGCATGGCCCGCGACCGCATCGAGGCGGACCCCGAGGGCGCGAAGGCGCTCATCGAGGAGGCGCACGCCTCGTCGAAGTCGGCGGTCACCGAGCTCCGGCAGCTCGCCCGCGGCATCCACGTGGCCGTGCTCGACGACCGCGGCCTCGACGCCGCCATCTCGGCGCTCGCCGCCCGCAGCCCCATCCCCGTCGAAGTGGATGCGCGGCTCGACCGCCGCTGCTCCCGCGACGCCGAGACCGCCGTCTACTTCGCGATCGCCGAAGCCATCACGAACGCGCAGAAGCACGCGAGGGCGAGCCGCATCCGGGTCGCGATCCGCACGCGGCAGATGCAGGACGGCGTCGCGACCCTCTGGGCGCGCATCGAGGACGACGGCATCGGCGGCGCCGAGCGCCAGATCGGCGGCGGCATCGACGGCCTCGCGCACCGCGTCGCGGGCGTCGGGGGCACCCTCACCCTCACGAGCCCCGCAGGCGGCCCGACCGCGATCGAGGTGACGGTCCCGTGCGCATCCTGA
- a CDS encoding LuxR C-terminal-related transcriptional regulator, whose translation MRILICEDSVLLREGIARLLTDAGHDVVAQLPDASALEAAIAATDPDLAILDVRMPPTRTNEGILAAIGIRSRGDRPRVLVLSQYVEERYAADLIASGPSGFGYLLKDRVADIRDFLSAVEQVAAGGTVLDPEVVSQLLARRRRDARMERLTPRERQVLALMAEGSSNQTIADRLYVSAGSVEKHISAVFQKLELEPEDGNRRVLAVLAHLDAPTDHDSHRPNDQPGGIR comes from the coding sequence GTGCGCATCCTGATCTGCGAGGACAGCGTGCTCCTCCGCGAGGGCATCGCGAGGCTCCTCACCGACGCCGGCCACGACGTGGTCGCGCAGCTGCCCGACGCGAGCGCGCTCGAGGCCGCGATCGCGGCCACCGACCCCGACCTCGCCATCCTCGACGTGCGGATGCCGCCGACCAGGACGAACGAGGGCATCCTCGCCGCGATCGGGATCCGCTCGCGCGGCGACCGGCCGAGGGTGCTCGTGCTCTCGCAGTACGTCGAGGAGCGCTACGCCGCCGACCTCATCGCGAGCGGCCCGTCGGGCTTCGGCTACCTGCTCAAGGACCGCGTGGCCGACATCCGCGACTTCCTGAGCGCGGTCGAGCAGGTCGCCGCGGGCGGCACGGTGCTCGACCCGGAGGTGGTGAGCCAGCTGCTCGCCCGCCGCCGGCGTGACGCGCGGATGGAGCGGCTCACGCCCCGCGAGCGGCAGGTGCTCGCCCTCATGGCGGAGGGGTCGTCGAACCAGACGATCGCCGACCGCCTCTACGTCTCGGCCGGCAGCGTCGAGAAGCACATCTCGGCGGTGTTCCAGAAGCTCGAGCTCGAGCCCGAGGACGGCAACCGCCGCGTGCTCGCCGTGCTCGCCCACCTCGACGCGCCGACCGACCACGACTCGCACCGACCGAACGACCAGCCCGGAGGCATCCGATGA
- a CDS encoding DUF4097 family beta strand repeat-containing protein — MTIPTTSTRPGRWISIILIVLGSIGLVFAVGGGVIRGVAAHSPTSQSWTASADGVQALRIDSAAAGFEVRFDDVAEARLDASTDGGPVQRWRLERDGATLRVDTDRRWGWWGFGGWFGGRGGEEHVVLTLPAGLEREGLDLAADVAAGSFEADATWGTANVSLSAGSIDLAGDAESLGLQVSAGEARLDLATPGAVVLDVSAGRIIGALTGEQPTSIDAEVSAGSIELGIPAGDYAVTQDVSAGDATIDVDEDADARATIDVQVSAGSVALRGESR; from the coding sequence ATGACCATCCCCACCACCTCCACCCGGCCCGGCCGGTGGATCAGCATCATCCTGATCGTGCTCGGCTCGATCGGCCTCGTCTTCGCCGTCGGCGGCGGTGTCATCCGCGGGGTCGCCGCACACAGCCCGACGAGCCAGTCGTGGACGGCGTCGGCCGACGGCGTGCAGGCGCTGCGCATCGACAGCGCGGCCGCGGGCTTCGAGGTGCGCTTCGACGACGTCGCGGAGGCGCGGCTCGACGCCTCGACCGACGGCGGCCCCGTGCAGCGGTGGCGGCTCGAACGCGACGGCGCGACCCTGCGCGTCGACACCGACCGCCGCTGGGGCTGGTGGGGCTTCGGCGGCTGGTTCGGCGGCCGCGGCGGCGAGGAGCACGTCGTGCTGACCCTGCCCGCCGGGCTCGAGCGAGAGGGGCTCGACCTCGCGGCCGACGTCGCCGCCGGCAGCTTCGAGGCCGACGCGACCTGGGGCACCGCGAATGTGAGCCTGAGCGCCGGCAGCATCGACCTCGCCGGCGACGCCGAGTCGCTCGGCCTGCAGGTCTCCGCCGGCGAGGCCCGGCTCGACCTCGCGACCCCCGGCGCCGTCGTGCTCGACGTGAGCGCGGGCCGCATCATCGGCGCCCTCACCGGCGAGCAGCCGACATCGATCGACGCCGAGGTGAGCGCGGGCAGCATCGAGCTCGGGATCCCCGCCGGCGACTACGCCGTGACGCAGGACGTCTCGGCGGGCGACGCGACGATCGACGTCGACGAGGACGCGGATGCGCGCGCCACGATCGACGTGCAGGTGAGCGCCGGCAGCGTCGCGCTGCGGGGCGAGAGCCGGTAG